In one window of Camelina sativa cultivar DH55 chromosome 15, Cs, whole genome shotgun sequence DNA:
- the LOC104746001 gene encoding acylpyruvase FAHD1, mitochondrial encodes MATSMIQRLFKQGTKIVGVGLNYASHAKELGIGNALPKDPIVFLKPTSSYLENGGTIEIPHPLDSLHHEVELAVVIGQKARDVPERLAMDYIGGYALALDMTARELQVSAMASGLPCTLAKGQDTFTPISSVLPKAMVLDPNNLELWLKVDDETRQKGWTKDMIFKVPYLISYISSVMTLFKGDVILTGTPEGIGPVKIGQKITAGITGLSEVHFDVGRRVKPLFR; translated from the exons ATGGCGACTTCGATGATTCAGAGATTGTTCAAACAGGGTACAAAGATCGTCGGCGTTGGACTCAATTACGCTTCTCACGCCAAAGAACTTGGTATTGGCAACGCCCTCCCAAAG GACCCGATTGTGTTCTTAAAGCCAACTTCGTCGTACCTGGAAAACGGTGGAACAATAGAGATCCCACATCCACTGGATTCACTTCACCATGAGGTGGAACTCGCTGTAGTCATTGGACAGAAAGCAAGAGATGTCCCTGAACGGTTAGCCATGGATTACATTGGAg GATATGCGCTTGCTCTTGATATGACTGCTAGGGAACTCCAAGTTTCTGCCATG GCATCTGGTCTTCCATGTACGCTTGCTAAAGGACAGGATACCTTTACTCCCATCAGCTCTGTT CTACCAAAGGCAATGGTGCTGGATCCCAATAACCTGGAACTTTGGCTAAAG GTCGATGACGAGACAAGACAGAAAGGTTGGACAAAGGATATGATATTCAAGGTCCCATATCTCATCAGCTACATAAGTTCTGTAATGACCCTTTTCAAAGGAGATGTCATATTAACAg gtaCACCAGAAGGTATAGGACCTGTAAAGATTGGTCAGAAGATAACCGCTGGAATCACCGGTCTTTCCGAAGTTCACTTCGACGTCGGTAGGCGTGTTAAGCCGTTGTTCAGATAG
- the LOC104745999 gene encoding DNA-directed RNA polymerases II and IV subunit 5A-like codes for MALTDEEIKKLYLVQRTLMQMLKDRGYSIEDSEITMTLGEFIEKYGDDFKRKALNTLKAKKNDDNEKLYIFFPNKSKVGVADMKKYTNKLKSDNVFRAILVVQDIKDFSSFAQLSIREIYPKFHIEVFQEGELLVNVKNHVFVPEHQALTTDEKKTFLERYTVKENQLPKIHVTDPIARYFGLKLGEVVKITRLSETSGRYVTYRFVV; via the exons ATGGCGCTAACGGACGAAGAGATTAAAAAACTGTACCTAGTCCAGAGGACATTGATGCAGATGCTCAAGGATCGTGGCTACTCTATCGAGGATTCGGAAATTACGATGACCCTAGGAGAGTTTATTGAGAAATACGGCGACGATTTTAAAAGGAAGGCTCTAAATACTCTCAAAGCTAAGAAAAACGATGACAATGAGAAG CTCTATATTTTCTTCCCTAATAAGTCCAAAGTTGGAGTTGCGGACATGAAGAAGTACACGAACAAGTTGAAATCGGATAATGTTTTCAGAGCAATTTTGGTGGTGCAAGATATAAAGGATTTTTCCAGCTTTGCTCAGCTTTCTATTAGAGAAATCTAtccaaaatttcatattgaagtTTTCCAg GAAGGGGAATTGCTAGTGAACGTAAAGAACCATGTTTTTGTTCCTGAGCATCAAGCTCTTACTACTGATGAGAAGAAAACTTTCCTGGAGAGATACACAGTGAAAGAGAACCAg cTTCCAAAGATTCATGTCACCGATCCAATCGCAAGATACTTTGGACTAAAACTTGGCGAAGTCGTGAAGATCACACGTCTGAGTGAAACCTCTGGTCGTTATGTTACCTATCGCTTTGTTGTGTAA
- the LOC104746000 gene encoding bidirectional sugar transporter SWEET16, translating to MADLSFFVGVIGNVISVLVFLSPVETFWKIVKGRSTQDYECLPYICTLMGSSLWTYYGIVTPGEYLVSTVNGFGALAESIYVLIFLFFVPKSRFLKTILVVLALNVCFPLIAILGTRTAFGDANSRSTSMGFICATLNIIMYGSPLSVIKTVVTTRSVQFMPFWLSFFLFLNGAIWGVYALLVHDIFLLVPNGMGFLLGTIQLLIYAYYRNARPNVEDHEEEGLIPSQPLLS from the exons ATGGCAGACTTAAGTTTCTTTGTTGGAGTCATAG GAAATGTTATATCGGTGCTTGTCTTCCTCTCCCCTGT GGAGACGTTTTGGAAGATAGTGAAAGGGAGGTCGACGCAGGATTACGAGTGTTTGCCGTACATTTGCACGTTGATGGGTTCTTCGTTATGGACATATTACGGGATAGTGACACCTGGTGAATACTTGGTTTCTACAGTCAATGGCTTTGGTGCTCTTGCTGAGTCCATCTACGTTctcattttcctcttctttgtcCCCAAATCCAGATTC TTGAAAACAATTTTAGTCGTTCTAGCTCTGAACGTATGTTTTCCACTAATCGCGATTTTGGGAACAAGAACTGCGTTTGGAGATGCAAACTCGCGTTCTACTTCAATGGGTTTCATATGTGCAACTCTCAACATTATCATGTATGGTTCTCCTCTTTCCGTTATT AAAACGGTGGTGACGACGAGGAGTGTTCAGTTTATGCCATTTTGGCTGTCGTTTTTCCTCTTTCTGAACGGTGCGATTTGGGGTGTCTACGCTTTACTCGTACACGATATTTTTCTACTA gtGCCAAATGGAATGGGATTCTTGCTTGGGACAATTCAACTCCTAATTTATGCGTATTACAGAAATGCCAGACCAAATGTAGAAgatcatgaagaagaaggcCTCATACCAAGCCAACCTCTCCTCTCTTAA